In one Staphylococcus lutrae genomic region, the following are encoded:
- the menD gene encoding 2-succinyl-5-enolpyruvyl-6-hydroxy-3-cyclohexene-1-carboxylic-acid synthase — protein MTNQRFLTEQVFHFVSELYAYGLREAVISPGSRSTPLALAFECHPDIQTWIHPDERSAAFFALGLMKGSQRPVALVCTSGTASANYVPAIAESHISRLPLIILTSDRPHELRGVGAPQAIDQVNMFQNYVRFQFDLPIADGTVHTLEANDFQLQKASQFFDGPHQGPVHFNLPFREPLTPDISRQDLLTSHTYARPHYQKMMDFSAILPVLKQSKGLIIVGDMQHQDISQILTFATIYDLPILADPLNGIRATQHPNVIGTYDLLLRGGLELKADFVIRVGKPVVSKKLNHWLKTTDATQILVQNSVDIDAFPKTPDYYYEMSANDFFRSLGEIPAAYRKMWLRQWQSMEEQARITIKAHQKSATDEAAYVSRLLDKLSADDALFVSNSMPIRDIDNLYIEHQARIYANRGANGIDGVVSTALGMAVHQKVTLLIGDIAFYHDMNGLLMSKLNDIHMNIVLLNNDGGGIFSYLPQKEGASDYFERLFGTPTGLDFEHTAMLYHFNFKRFQDLQSFEYSSLETMTSTLFEVITSREGNYEAHQKLYQKLGEVVNVTL, from the coding sequence ATGACTAATCAGCGCTTTCTAACAGAACAAGTCTTTCATTTTGTATCAGAATTATATGCCTATGGATTGCGCGAGGCGGTCATCAGTCCTGGCTCACGTTCGACACCTTTAGCTTTAGCATTTGAGTGTCATCCCGATATTCAAACATGGATTCATCCTGACGAAAGAAGTGCTGCTTTTTTCGCGCTCGGTTTGATGAAAGGGAGTCAACGTCCAGTGGCACTGGTTTGTACTTCGGGAACGGCTTCTGCCAACTATGTACCAGCCATCGCAGAAAGTCATATTAGTCGATTGCCGTTAATTATTTTAACGAGTGATCGACCACATGAATTAAGGGGAGTGGGTGCACCTCAAGCGATCGATCAAGTCAACATGTTTCAAAATTATGTGCGTTTTCAATTTGATCTTCCTATTGCAGATGGAACGGTACATACGTTGGAAGCGAATGACTTTCAATTGCAAAAGGCGAGTCAGTTCTTTGACGGTCCTCATCAAGGGCCCGTTCATTTTAATTTACCATTTCGTGAACCATTGACACCTGATATTTCTCGACAAGATTTGTTAACGTCACATACGTATGCACGTCCACATTATCAAAAAATGATGGATTTCAGTGCGATTCTTCCTGTACTTAAGCAATCTAAAGGCTTGATTATTGTAGGGGATATGCAACATCAGGATATTTCCCAAATTTTAACGTTTGCAACGATTTATGATTTGCCAATACTCGCCGACCCGTTAAATGGGATACGTGCGACACAACACCCGAATGTGATAGGCACTTATGATTTATTGTTGCGTGGCGGCCTTGAACTGAAAGCCGATTTCGTGATTCGTGTTGGTAAACCAGTCGTTTCTAAAAAGTTAAATCATTGGTTGAAAACGACGGATGCGACACAAATTTTAGTACAAAACAGTGTGGATATTGACGCATTTCCTAAAACGCCGGATTACTACTATGAAATGTCTGCCAATGACTTTTTTAGATCTTTAGGAGAGATTCCTGCTGCGTACAGAAAAATGTGGTTACGCCAATGGCAAAGTATGGAAGAACAAGCGCGTATAACGATCAAAGCACATCAAAAGTCGGCAACGGATGAAGCGGCTTATGTGAGCCGTTTGTTGGACAAATTAAGTGCGGATGATGCATTGTTCGTCAGCAACAGCATGCCTATTCGTGATATAGACAATCTATACATTGAACATCAAGCGCGCATTTATGCTAATCGAGGAGCGAATGGGATTGACGGGGTTGTTTCTACAGCTTTAGGGATGGCAGTTCATCAAAAAGTGACGCTTTTAATTGGCGATATTGCTTTTTATCATGATATGAACGGGCTTTTAATGTCAAAATTAAATGATATTCATATGAATATTGTCCTGTTAAATAATGACGGTGGTGGTATCTTTTCATATTTACCACAAAAGGAAGGCGCGTCTGATTATTTTGAACGTCTATTTGGTACGCCGACAGGTTTGGATTTTGAACATACAGCAATGCTTTATCATTTTAATTTCAAACGTTTTCAAGACTTGCAATCGTTTGAATATAGTTCATTAGAAACGATGACATCTACTTTATTTGAAGTCATTACAAGTCGTGAGGGCAATTACGAAGCGCATCAAAAGCTATACCAAAAATTGGGAGAAGTGGTCAATGTTACATTATAA
- the menH gene encoding 2-succinyl-6-hydroxy-2,4-cyclohexadiene-1-carboxylate synthase — MLHYNWYEAQKDTKDVLVLLHGFISDQRVFDAHIQPLSKEAHVLCIDLPGHGQDDTSLEITWDFDFIVAQLHQVFSLFPSYTIYLHGYSMGARVALYYALKHPDFLAGLILESGSPGIQDERARIERQQVDAARARVLELANIEVFVNDWEQLPLFQTQRFLPDAQRQDIRQLRLAQHPQRLAKALRDYGTGHMPNLWPELSRLKCPVQLIVGEWDEKFVHIAREMVNHLTQVDLSVVAQVGHTINVEDAAKFDTILLAFIKA; from the coding sequence ATGTTACATTATAATTGGTACGAAGCGCAAAAAGATACAAAAGATGTGCTCGTGTTATTGCACGGGTTTATAAGTGATCAACGTGTTTTTGATGCCCATATTCAACCGTTATCGAAAGAAGCACACGTGCTATGTATAGACTTGCCGGGGCACGGTCAAGATGATACATCGTTAGAAATCACTTGGGACTTTGACTTTATCGTAGCGCAATTGCATCAAGTCTTCAGTTTATTTCCATCCTATACGATTTACTTACATGGCTACTCAATGGGGGCACGGGTGGCATTATATTATGCATTGAAACATCCAGATTTTCTGGCTGGGTTGATATTAGAGAGTGGTTCGCCGGGCATTCAAGATGAACGTGCACGTATCGAGCGCCAACAAGTCGATGCCGCGCGTGCACGTGTTTTGGAATTGGCCAACATAGAAGTGTTTGTTAATGATTGGGAACAATTGCCATTGTTTCAGACACAGCGATTTTTACCTGATGCCCAACGCCAGGACATCCGTCAACTGAGACTTGCGCAACACCCACAGCGCTTAGCAAAGGCTTTACGAGATTATGGAACAGGTCATATGCCTAACCTATGGCCTGAGTTGTCTCGTTTAAAATGCCCTGTGCAATTGATTGTAGGTGAATGGGATGAAAAGTTTGTTCACATTGCTCGGGAGATGGTCAATCACTTAACACAAGTTGATCTATCTGTTGTTGCACAAGTAGGGCATACGATAAATGTGGAAGATGCGGCTAAATTTGATACAATACTATTAGCGTTTATAAAAGCTTAA
- the menB gene encoding 1,4-dihydroxy-2-naphthoyl-CoA synthase, whose translation MERQWETLKEYKEIKYEFFEGIAKVTINRPEVHNAFTPNTVQEMIDAFTRARDDARIGVIILTGEGDKAFCSGGDQKVRGHGGYVGDDQIPRLNVLDLQRLIRVIPKPVIAMVKGYAIGGGNVLQVVCDLTIAADNARFGQTGPKVGSFDAGYGSGYLARIVGHKKAREIWYLCRQYDAQQALDMGMANTVVPLADIEDETVQWCKEIMRHSPTALRFLKAAMNADTDGLAGLQQFAGDATLLYYTTDEAKEGRDAFKEKRDPDFDQFPKFP comes from the coding sequence ATGGAGAGACAATGGGAAACATTAAAAGAATATAAAGAAATAAAATATGAGTTTTTTGAAGGGATAGCGAAAGTGACTATCAATCGTCCCGAAGTACATAATGCGTTTACACCGAACACAGTCCAAGAAATGATTGATGCATTTACACGTGCAAGAGATGATGCGCGTATTGGTGTCATCATTTTGACAGGTGAGGGGGATAAAGCCTTTTGTTCAGGGGGAGATCAGAAAGTGCGCGGACATGGAGGGTATGTCGGCGATGATCAAATCCCACGTTTGAATGTATTGGATTTACAACGTTTGATTCGCGTGATTCCTAAACCTGTCATTGCCATGGTTAAAGGCTATGCGATTGGTGGTGGCAACGTCTTACAAGTGGTATGTGACCTTACTATTGCGGCAGACAATGCACGTTTCGGTCAAACAGGGCCAAAAGTAGGATCATTTGATGCCGGTTACGGTTCAGGTTATTTAGCACGTATTGTCGGCCATAAAAAAGCACGTGAAATTTGGTATTTGTGTCGTCAATATGATGCCCAACAAGCATTGGATATGGGGATGGCAAATACAGTTGTTCCACTCGCAGATATTGAAGATGAAACAGTGCAATGGTGTAAAGAAATCATGCGTCATTCACCGACTGCGTTGCGCTTCTTAAAAGCCGCAATGAATGCGGATACGGATGGTTTAGCTGGTTTACAACAATTTGCGGGAGATGCGACATTGCTGTATTACACGACAGACGAAGCCAAAGAAGGTCGGGACGCGTTTAAAGAGAAGCGTGATCCGGATTTTGATCAATTTCCAAAATTCCCATAA
- a CDS encoding aminotransferase class I/II-fold pyridoxal phosphate-dependent enzyme, whose amino-acid sequence MKLALNTHAQQLKAPSIRQFSSKISQIDDVVNLTIGQPDFHMPDEVKAAYQDAIKNNYTTYSHNKGRLDTREAVATYYQSRFKVHYDPEEIIITNGASEALDTALRCIINPGDEILLPGPVYAGYIPLIQTLGGIPVLIDTRDTEFKVTPEAIRQHITPRSRAILLNYPSNPTGAILSGEEVAAIVEVIQSYPIFLISDEIYAENTFGQMHTSFAQFECIRDQLLLINGLSKSHSATGIRIGFLSGPQYLIDQLTFMHAYNCICANVPAQMATIAALRDAVDAPKKMNDAYIARRNYLISELEAMGFQLDGVPQGAFYIFPNIQQFTDDDFSFCVDVLERVGVAMVPGSSFTDLGKGYVRISYAYDMALLREGMKRLRQYLSTYYPSSIVTRN is encoded by the coding sequence ATGAAATTAGCACTCAATACGCACGCACAACAACTCAAAGCACCAAGCATTCGACAATTTTCTAGCAAAATAAGTCAAATAGATGATGTTGTTAATCTAACGATTGGTCAACCAGACTTTCATATGCCAGATGAAGTTAAAGCAGCCTACCAAGATGCTATTAAAAACAATTACACCACTTACTCCCATAATAAAGGCCGTTTGGATACCCGTGAGGCCGTGGCAACTTATTATCAATCACGCTTTAAGGTTCACTATGATCCGGAAGAAATCATCATTACGAATGGCGCATCTGAAGCACTAGACACTGCGTTGCGCTGTATCATTAATCCAGGTGATGAAATCTTACTACCAGGTCCTGTGTATGCCGGTTATATCCCTTTAATTCAAACATTAGGCGGGATTCCTGTATTAATCGATACCCGTGATACCGAATTTAAAGTGACACCTGAAGCAATTCGGCAACACATAACACCTCGTTCTCGTGCGATACTACTCAACTATCCTTCCAATCCAACGGGTGCCATCTTATCAGGTGAAGAAGTTGCAGCGATTGTCGAAGTCATACAGTCTTACCCTATATTTCTCATCAGTGATGAAATATATGCTGAAAACACTTTCGGACAGATGCATACCTCTTTCGCACAGTTTGAATGTATTCGTGATCAATTATTACTCATTAACGGTTTAAGTAAATCACATTCAGCTACTGGGATACGGATTGGTTTTCTATCAGGTCCACAATATTTAATCGACCAGTTAACATTTATGCATGCTTATAACTGTATTTGTGCCAATGTGCCCGCTCAAATGGCAACGATTGCTGCATTACGTGATGCCGTTGATGCACCTAAAAAGATGAACGACGCTTATATTGCTCGGCGCAACTATTTGATTTCTGAATTAGAGGCAATGGGGTTCCAATTAGATGGGGTTCCTCAAGGTGCGTTTTATATTTTCCCTAATATCCAACAGTTTACCGATGACGACTTTTCGTTTTGTGTAGATGTCCTTGAACGCGTTGGGGTCGCAATGGTTCCTGGCTCCTCATTCACTGATTTGGGTAAAGGTTACGTTCGCATTTCATATGCTTATGACATGGCTTTATTAAGAGAAGGCATGAAGCGGCTACGTCAATACTTGTCTACGTATTATCCCTCATCTATAGTGACGCGAAATTAA
- a CDS encoding acyltransferase family protein, producing the protein MAHQKKRDAFFDNARAILIFLVVFGHLIRPYVDTHPAINALYLLIYSFHMPTFLFISGYFAHHVGRAGYIEKVGKKLLGPYLIFFAFFSVYYFVSGKNSSLDLDPFDPVFALWFLLTLFFFNVIIVIVRQFKPIYVLPIAILVAVLAGFSTNVNGYMSWSRTLVFFPVFYIGYIIDTRLNHYVQLRRFMPISVLILIGFFILYLFHPIDADWLLASSPYKQVEGIELIYSPLKRLCLYVIIFMTMGAFLNLVPRTHHYFTYIGSRTMYVYLLHGIFIGVIRGHQIYPFIDQPWLGLIYNFVLTGFIVWLWSTHFIAKWTNPFVNLQRPSAFKPY; encoded by the coding sequence GTGGCACATCAAAAAAAGAGAGACGCATTTTTTGATAATGCACGTGCAATTTTAATCTTTTTAGTTGTCTTTGGGCATTTAATTCGCCCTTATGTTGATACGCATCCAGCGATTAACGCATTATATTTATTAATTTATAGTTTTCATATGCCTACATTTCTTTTCATTTCAGGCTACTTTGCCCACCATGTGGGTCGTGCTGGCTATATCGAAAAGGTAGGAAAAAAACTGTTAGGCCCTTATCTTATCTTTTTTGCCTTTTTCTCAGTTTATTACTTTGTAAGTGGCAAAAACAGTTCATTAGACTTAGATCCATTTGATCCTGTATTCGCGTTATGGTTTTTACTCACGCTCTTTTTCTTTAATGTTATTATTGTCATCGTTCGTCAGTTTAAACCCATCTATGTATTACCGATTGCCATTTTAGTAGCTGTGTTAGCAGGATTCTCAACGAACGTCAACGGCTATATGAGTTGGTCTCGCACGCTCGTTTTCTTCCCAGTCTTTTACATCGGTTATATCATAGATACGAGATTGAACCATTACGTACAACTGAGACGCTTCATGCCTATTTCTGTGCTGATTTTAATCGGCTTTTTTATTCTCTATCTCTTCCACCCTATCGATGCAGACTGGTTGCTTGCAAGTTCACCGTACAAGCAAGTTGAGGGGATTGAGTTAATCTATAGTCCACTGAAACGGTTATGTTTATACGTCATCATTTTTATGACAATGGGGGCCTTCCTCAATTTAGTCCCTCGAACGCATCATTATTTTACTTATATTGGATCTCGAACAATGTACGTATACTTATTACACGGTATTTTTATTGGGGTGATTCGTGGTCATCAAATTTATCCATTCATTGATCAACCATGGCTAGGGCTCATCTATAATTTTGTACTGACTGGTTTTATCGTATGGTTATGGTCTACCCATTTTATAGCGAAATGGACCAATCCATTTGTCAATTTACAACGCCCTTCCGCATTCAAACCTTATTAA
- a CDS encoding acyltransferase family protein — translation MSHHNFTGMKRLQHPPRYLPGLDGLRAISVIAIIIYHLNAQWLSGGFLGVDTFFVISGYLITSLLLFEYENYHKIDLANFWIKRFKRLIPAMLFVTLVSVLYVVMFEPKILESIKGDAIAALLYMSNWWYIFQDVDYFDQFKPMPLKHLWSLAVEEQFYIFFPMILVLFFKIFKRKKWLVILFTLISIGSAVLMYYLSAPDTNHARTYFGTDTRLQTLLLGVVFAFIWPAFRLKVQPPKLVTAIIDIVGVLALLALLSLFYLINEQQYFLYSGGFYGISLLTLILIASLVHPTGRLAKWMSNPLFIYIGKRSYSLYLWHFVIVTFVHQHFVAGQYPYYVYLIDVGLMLLMAEISYQFVETPFRRYGFKAFYRKEQRFISIIRTPVVLAIIVMATLVLSGQFDYLAQHEQKAQHYQTNHKNKNQPPEQPTEKSEEASQPKDTAFDPQKQSPLFIGDSLTVGMGYYLDEHYHQPTIDAQVGRSMAAAIQVARNYASFNRKGQPIVIQIGTNGDFNEEQLETLVKDFDKADIYLVNTTVPRDYKNHVNTLIKEAAKKHKHVTLVDWNKVGVGHVEYFAYDGIHLEHPGIVRLVKELDEQMKAHHTPVST, via the coding sequence ATGTCACATCATAATTTTACTGGAATGAAACGATTACAACATCCACCACGTTATTTACCAGGACTGGATGGATTGCGGGCAATTTCAGTTATAGCTATTATTATTTATCATCTTAATGCACAGTGGCTATCAGGAGGCTTTTTAGGTGTAGATACATTTTTTGTTATTTCAGGCTATTTAATTACATCGTTGCTACTGTTTGAATATGAAAACTATCATAAGATTGATTTAGCCAATTTCTGGATTAAAAGGTTTAAACGCTTAATCCCAGCGATGCTTTTTGTCACATTAGTATCCGTATTGTACGTTGTGATGTTTGAACCGAAAATTTTAGAATCCATCAAAGGTGATGCGATTGCGGCATTATTATATATGTCGAACTGGTGGTACATTTTCCAAGATGTAGATTATTTTGATCAATTTAAACCTATGCCACTGAAACATTTGTGGTCGTTAGCAGTTGAGGAACAATTTTATATCTTTTTTCCGATGATATTAGTGTTATTTTTTAAGATATTTAAGCGAAAAAAATGGCTCGTTATTCTATTTACATTGATTTCTATAGGGTCGGCGGTGCTCATGTATTATCTTTCTGCACCTGATACAAACCATGCACGAACTTATTTTGGAACGGACACACGTTTACAAACATTGTTACTCGGTGTTGTATTTGCATTTATTTGGCCAGCTTTCCGGTTGAAAGTCCAACCTCCAAAACTTGTTACGGCTATTATAGATATTGTCGGTGTGTTGGCATTACTTGCATTGTTGAGTTTGTTTTATTTGATAAACGAGCAACAATATTTTCTATATAGTGGTGGCTTTTATGGCATTTCATTGTTGACGTTAATTTTGATTGCAAGTCTTGTACATCCGACGGGTCGATTAGCAAAATGGATGAGCAACCCATTATTTATTTACATTGGTAAAAGGTCATACAGTTTATACTTATGGCACTTTGTCATTGTGACATTTGTGCATCAACATTTTGTAGCAGGACAATATCCGTACTATGTGTACCTTATCGACGTCGGTTTAATGCTGTTGATGGCAGAAATATCGTATCAATTTGTTGAAACACCATTTAGACGATATGGCTTCAAAGCATTTTATAGGAAAGAGCAGCGTTTCATATCGATTATCCGGACACCTGTTGTATTAGCGATTATCGTAATGGCGACGTTAGTTTTAAGTGGACAATTTGATTACCTTGCACAGCATGAACAAAAAGCACAACATTATCAGACGAATCATAAAAATAAAAATCAACCTCCTGAGCAACCAACCGAAAAATCTGAAGAGGCGTCACAACCTAAAGACACTGCGTTTGACCCTCAAAAACAATCGCCACTTTTCATTGGTGATTCTTTAACCGTTGGAATGGGGTATTATCTTGATGAACACTATCATCAACCGACGATCGATGCACAAGTTGGACGTTCAATGGCAGCAGCGATACAAGTTGCGAGAAATTATGCGTCATTTAATCGTAAAGGTCAGCCGATTGTAATTCAAATAGGGACAAATGGTGATTTTAATGAAGAACAATTGGAAACCCTCGTTAAAGATTTTGATAAAGCAGATATTTATTTAGTGAATACAACAGTGCCACGTGACTATAAAAACCACGTTAATACATTGATTAAAGAAGCAGCGAAGAAGCATAAACATGTGACTCTCGTGGATTGGAATAAAGTAGGCGTGGGACATGTCGAATACTTTGCTTATGATGGTATCCATTTGGAACATCCTGGTATCGTTAGACTTGTAAAAGAATTAGATGAGCAAATGAAAGCACATCATACACCGGTGAGCACCTAA